One part of the Amyelois transitella isolate CPQ chromosome 10, ilAmyTran1.1, whole genome shotgun sequence genome encodes these proteins:
- the LOC132902203 gene encoding uncharacterized protein LOC132902203 — MNKLLIVLLAVCLVSVHAFVKRDADKPLDLQGVSKDFQDKLSELGKQLETTFDPEKIKKGVNDLIDGFNKAFKENKAA, encoded by the exons ATGAACAAGTTGCTCATTGTTCTTTTGGCCGTGTGCCTTGTCAGC GTTCATGCTTTCGTCAAACGCGATGCTGATAAACCTCTGGACTTGCAAGGCGTCTCGAAGGACTTCCAAGATAAACTGTCAGAACTAGGAAAGCAGTTGGAAACTACTTTCGACCCCGAGAAGATAAAGAAGGGAGTCAATGACCTGATTGACGGTTTTAATAAAGCG ttcAAAGAAAATAAGGCAGCCTAA
- the LOC106136406 gene encoding uncharacterized protein LOC106136406, whose translation MFVKIGIICFVLAIVDIEAFVKRDAPTTQPNIFESFQKNIDDVKKCLDQVFAKSADEVNTKQLQPLFNVIGDQVNRVSKAIEDLTAPISTKSPLDS comes from the exons ATGTTCGTGAAAATTGGTATTATTTGTTTCGTGTTGGCGATTGTTGAC ATAGAGGCATTCGTCAAAAGAGATGCTCCTACTACTCAGCCCAATATTTTCGAGTCTTTCCAAAAGAATATAGACGACGTCAAGAAATGTTTAGACCAAGTTTTTGCGAAATCGGCTGATGAAGTCAATACCAAGCAACTACAGCCACTGTTTAATGTGATTGGGGATCAAGTGAATAGAGTTTCTAAAGCT aTAGAAGATTTGACAGCACCGATAAGTACCAAGTCACCGTTAGATAGTTAA
- the LOC132902122 gene encoding uncharacterized protein LOC132902122, whose protein sequence is MSVWMLVVLVAVLQCSEANRDGDKKPTIGEQMDIIIKDVSGYLYWLFGFDDDDSVEDQIEASELLTEEFIKDVNEMVELMHSEAEKHIKHVKDIKNKESDNNSKTSAEIINSKENETKDKQQAESEETSEGTSEENQNTSKDDGLKVLAMAA, encoded by the exons ATGTCTGTTTGGATGTTAGTGGTTTTGGTGGCTGTATTGCAATGT TCAGAAGCTAACAGGGATGGTGACAAAAAACCAACAATTGGTGAACAAATGGACATCATTATAAAGGATGTAAGTGGATACTTGTATTGGCTCTTTGGCTTTGATGATGACGACTCAGTAGAAGACCAGATTGAAGCTTCAGAACTACTGACAGAAGAATTCATCAAAGATGTAAACGAAATG GTAGAGCTGATGCATTCAGAAGctgaaaaacatataaaacacgtaaaagatattaaaaataaagaaagtgaTAACAACAGCAAAACATCTGCCGAAATTATAAACAGCAAAGAAAATGAAACTAAAGATAAACAGCAAGCAGAATCTGAAGAGACGTCGGAAGGGACGTCTgaagaaaatcaaaatacgaGCAAAGATGATGGCCTTAAAGTTCTTGCTATGGCCGCTTAA